A single genomic interval of Granulicella tundricola MP5ACTX9 harbors:
- a CDS encoding Stp1/IreP family PP2C-type Ser/Thr phosphatase, with the protein MNSKLFSYAMLSHQGRVRKGNEDTCAAAPEGGVFVVCDGMGGAAAGEVASKLAAETFLAQLAPEGDPKKTPRTSTPDIRLDTAIHAANQAVYQHSRTFPELHGMGTTLVALLLEVAPGNPTGRPSLTLAHVGDSRCYLFRGGELRQLTQDHSLVEEQVRAGQITPYEAEIHPMRNIITRAVGSNAQVEPEIQHLEYESGDLYLLASDGLTRELKDRDIAAAMTRAVSKGNPVNLESLCQVLIAEANDAGGGDNITVLLLSLS; encoded by the coding sequence ATGAACTCGAAACTATTCAGTTACGCGATGCTCTCGCACCAGGGCCGGGTCCGCAAGGGCAACGAGGATACCTGCGCGGCTGCTCCGGAGGGCGGCGTGTTCGTCGTCTGCGATGGCATGGGCGGCGCGGCGGCGGGTGAGGTGGCAAGCAAACTGGCGGCCGAGACCTTTCTGGCGCAGCTTGCTCCAGAGGGTGATCCGAAGAAGACGCCGAGGACGTCGACGCCGGATATCCGGCTGGATACGGCGATTCACGCCGCCAACCAGGCCGTGTATCAGCACTCGCGCACTTTTCCGGAGTTGCATGGGATGGGGACGACGCTGGTCGCGCTGCTGCTGGAGGTCGCGCCGGGGAACCCGACGGGGAGGCCCTCGCTGACGCTGGCGCATGTGGGGGACAGCCGATGTTACCTGTTTCGAGGCGGGGAGCTGCGGCAGTTGACGCAGGACCACTCGCTGGTGGAGGAGCAGGTGCGCGCGGGGCAGATTACGCCTTATGAGGCGGAGATTCATCCGATGCGGAACATCATCACGCGGGCGGTGGGCTCAAACGCGCAGGTGGAGCCGGAGATCCAGCACCTGGAGTACGAGAGCGGGGATCTGTACCTGCTTGCGTCCGATGGGCTGACTCGCGAGCTTAAGGATAGGGATATCGCCGCAGCGATGACGCGAGCCGTGAGCAAGGGCAATCCGGTGAACCTGGAGAGCCTGTGCCAGGTGCTGATCGCGGAGGCGAACGACGCGGGCGGCGGGGATAACATCACCGTACTGCTGCTCTCGCTCAGTTAG
- a CDS encoding MmcQ/YjbR family DNA-binding protein, with protein MNAERARTFLLGLPNVVETAQWGGLVFWVGDKAIGGKMFAMMNPEGVVPMQHPMTVPVGAERFAELMEVEGFVPAPYLARLKWVSAERWDAFRDREWEEAFVAAHAITFEKMPPKVKTVLAMSKAAQKRLITERRKVLAEKSKAKAKK; from the coding sequence ATGAATGCTGAGCGGGCACGGACGTTTTTGCTGGGTTTGCCGAATGTGGTGGAGACTGCGCAGTGGGGTGGGTTGGTCTTCTGGGTGGGCGATAAGGCTATCGGCGGCAAGATGTTCGCCATGATGAACCCTGAGGGTGTGGTGCCGATGCAGCATCCGATGACGGTTCCGGTGGGTGCGGAACGGTTTGCGGAGTTGATGGAGGTGGAGGGATTCGTCCCGGCGCCTTATCTCGCGCGGCTGAAGTGGGTCTCGGCGGAGCGGTGGGATGCGTTTCGGGATCGTGAGTGGGAAGAAGCCTTTGTGGCGGCGCACGCCATCACCTTTGAGAAGATGCCGCCCAAGGTCAAGACCGTGCTGGCCATGAGCAAGGCGGCCCAGAAACGGCTGATCACGGAGCGCCGCAAGGTGCTCGCAGAGAAGTCAAAGGCGAAAGCGAAGAAGTAA
- a CDS encoding MBL fold metallo-hydrolase, whose protein sequence is MRMTVLASGSKGNSTVIASERTRVLVDAGLSCRELLRRMAVVGEDPEKLDAILITHEHLDHVAGLAVLARRLKIPVFFTEQTHRAWVRMLTPRTTMTYAKWLDQYQSQKEALKAKVPQYSVPGGAELESIAAVSAEAAVFDPVVNRSDDPNPTFELPVDDLEDCDPATPAKVKADPAYLPAVEYFVAGRQFSIGDLEICPFTIPHDASDPCGFVFESLGDGVRMALATDLGYMPPNVKAALKNVDVLLLESNHDLEMLKDGPYPWSVKQRVLSRVGHLSNDATAEFLATDYDGGAAYIVLGHLSESNNVPELARITAERAIGDRMTLLGNRVLLALQAAPLDPIQV, encoded by the coding sequence ATGCGCATGACTGTACTGGCTTCTGGGTCGAAGGGGAATTCGACCGTGATTGCCAGCGAGCGAACTCGGGTGCTGGTGGATGCGGGGCTCTCCTGCCGGGAGCTGCTGCGGCGGATGGCCGTGGTGGGCGAGGACCCGGAGAAGCTCGACGCGATCCTGATCACGCATGAGCATCTGGACCATGTGGCCGGGCTTGCGGTGCTGGCTCGGCGGTTGAAGATTCCGGTGTTCTTTACGGAGCAGACGCATCGCGCGTGGGTGAGGATGTTGACGCCTCGGACGACGATGACGTATGCGAAGTGGCTGGATCAGTATCAATCGCAAAAGGAAGCTTTGAAGGCGAAGGTGCCGCAGTACTCGGTGCCGGGCGGGGCGGAGCTGGAGTCGATTGCTGCGGTCTCGGCTGAGGCGGCGGTGTTCGATCCGGTGGTGAACCGGTCTGACGATCCGAATCCTACGTTTGAGCTTCCGGTGGATGACCTGGAGGACTGCGATCCAGCAACTCCGGCAAAGGTGAAGGCCGATCCCGCCTACCTGCCGGCGGTCGAGTACTTTGTGGCGGGGCGTCAGTTTTCTATTGGTGATCTCGAAATCTGTCCGTTTACGATTCCGCACGATGCGTCCGATCCGTGCGGCTTCGTGTTCGAGTCGCTGGGTGACGGGGTCAGGATGGCGCTGGCGACGGACTTGGGCTATATGCCGCCGAATGTGAAGGCTGCGCTGAAGAATGTGGATGTACTGCTGCTGGAGTCGAATCACGACCTGGAGATGCTGAAGGATGGGCCTTATCCGTGGTCGGTGAAGCAGCGGGTGCTTTCACGGGTGGGGCATCTCTCAAACGATGCTACGGCGGAGTTTCTGGCGACTGACTACGACGGCGGGGCGGCGTATATCGTGCTGGGACACCTGTCCGAGAGCAACAACGTGCCGGAGCTGGCGCGGATTACGGCGGAACGAGCGATCGGGGACCGGATGACGCTGCTGGGGAACAGAGTTTTGCTGGCCTTGCAGGCCGCTCCGCTGGACCCGATCCAGGTTTAG
- a CDS encoding helix-turn-helix domain-containing protein, with product MADMQIVLPQQADVPVKSISMNIGTTIRDYRLQRGMSQGDIEKRTGLLRCYLSRVENGHTVPSLETLQKIAGALDLQLSQFFAEDQVQKEVSTLNLSEEEIRFLTQVQRYSAHLSDSDRRLLLAMVRKFASTSLT from the coding sequence ATGGCTGACATGCAAATAGTTCTCCCACAGCAGGCGGATGTTCCCGTGAAGTCCATCTCGATGAATATCGGCACCACGATCCGCGACTACCGGTTGCAGCGAGGCATGTCGCAGGGCGACATCGAGAAGCGCACCGGCCTTCTGCGGTGCTATCTTTCGCGCGTCGAGAACGGCCATACGGTTCCTTCGCTTGAGACGCTGCAGAAGATTGCGGGCGCGCTGGATCTGCAGCTTTCGCAGTTCTTTGCGGAGGACCAGGTGCAGAAGGAGGTCTCGACGCTGAATTTGAGCGAGGAAGAGATCCGATTCCTGACGCAGGTGCAACGCTACTCGGCTCACCTGTCTGATAGTGACCGCAGACTGCTGCTGGCGATGGTGCGGAAGTTCGCTTCTACTTCTTTGACTTAG
- a CDS encoding MaoC family dehydratase has protein sequence MPNSELYFEDFQVGQKFHSAGSAKVTAEEIKEFGARYDPQPFHLDEAAGENSFFKGLAASGWLTAAIVMRLRVESVKVFGGMIGAGVDEMRWTEPVRPGDTLRTEIEVVSVRQSTSRKNYGIVKTTTLAYNQRNEVVLRSTVNFLAPVRAAFVQA, from the coding sequence ATGCCGAACAGCGAGCTTTACTTCGAAGACTTTCAGGTGGGACAGAAGTTTCATTCAGCCGGCTCCGCGAAGGTGACCGCGGAGGAGATCAAGGAGTTCGGCGCGCGCTACGATCCGCAGCCGTTCCACCTGGATGAGGCTGCGGGGGAGAACTCGTTCTTCAAGGGGCTGGCGGCGTCCGGCTGGCTGACCGCGGCGATCGTGATGCGACTGCGGGTGGAGTCTGTGAAGGTGTTTGGCGGGATGATCGGCGCTGGCGTGGATGAGATGCGCTGGACGGAGCCGGTCCGGCCGGGGGATACGCTGCGGACGGAGATTGAGGTCGTCAGCGTAAGGCAGTCGACCTCACGCAAGAACTACGGGATCGTGAAGACGACGACCCTGGCTTATAACCAGCGGAACGAGGTTGTACTGCGCTCGACGGTCAACTTTCTGGCTCCGGTGCGGGCGGCGTTCGTGCAGGCATGA
- a CDS encoding rhomboid family intramembrane serine protease — MPHDPESEILAPRTATDVAEAYAPGEPADTPVRSEWDPRSAPGTYSLLAVNVAVYLWMLLSGVSWLSPTSEQLMHFGANQSVYVLNGEWYRLLTATFVHIGIIHIGTNMWCLWNLGLLGEPLLGPLGLIAVYVLTGVAGNLLSVFWDVWTAQRYDMPLQAVAGVGAGASGAVFGIAGILIILLSNKRLPIPWSELKRLRTSVVRFAVINIVIGGATMFGGSIRIDNSAHIGGFAAGLALGPGLLAKMTAGRKRYLGRQRLVFFGAAFLLAAIGYGIANMR, encoded by the coding sequence ATGCCCCACGACCCTGAATCCGAGATTCTTGCTCCCCGTACGGCTACGGATGTAGCGGAGGCTTACGCTCCCGGCGAGCCTGCGGATACGCCTGTGCGCAGTGAGTGGGACCCGCGTTCCGCGCCGGGGACTTACTCGCTGCTGGCTGTGAATGTGGCGGTTTATCTGTGGATGCTGCTGTCCGGGGTAAGCTGGCTTTCGCCTACCTCCGAGCAGTTGATGCACTTTGGTGCGAACCAGTCGGTCTATGTGCTGAATGGCGAGTGGTACCGGTTGCTGACGGCTACTTTTGTACACATTGGGATCATTCACATCGGCACGAATATGTGGTGTCTGTGGAACCTCGGCCTGCTGGGCGAGCCGTTGCTGGGGCCCCTGGGCCTGATTGCGGTTTACGTGCTGACAGGTGTCGCGGGTAATCTGCTGTCGGTCTTCTGGGACGTGTGGACGGCGCAGCGTTACGATATGCCGCTGCAGGCCGTCGCCGGCGTCGGCGCAGGCGCGTCCGGGGCGGTGTTTGGCATCGCCGGCATCCTGATCATCCTACTCTCCAACAAGCGGCTTCCCATCCCCTGGTCAGAGCTTAAGAGGCTGCGAACCTCGGTTGTGCGCTTTGCGGTGATCAATATCGTGATCGGCGGCGCGACGATGTTTGGCGGGTCGATCCGGATCGATAACTCCGCGCACATTGGCGGGTTTGCCGCAGGCCTGGCGCTTGGACCGGGATTGCTGGCCAAGATGACCGCGGGGCGAAAGCGGTATCTGGGGCGGCAGAGGCTGGTCTTCTTCGGCGCGGCGTTTCTGCTCGCCGCCATCGGCTACGGCATCGCCAACATGCGTTAG